A window of Pusillimonas sp. T7-7 contains these coding sequences:
- the cheZ gene encoding protein phosphatase CheZ encodes MDIADKPLGLPAALDSSNDLIHRIASLTRMLRESMRELGLDQAIKDAAHAIPDARDRLHYVARMTEQAANRVLNAAEHIQPLQETLQRDAQALDARWQAWFDHPVELDQARELVDDTRALLKDIPQKTQDSQAKLLEIIMAQDFQDLTGQVIMRMLGVVSAIETELVQVLIDNVPQEKREETSSLLNGPEVSPQGKVDVVTSQDQVDDLLANLGF; translated from the coding sequence ATGGACATCGCCGACAAACCCCTGGGCCTGCCTGCGGCTCTGGATTCTTCCAATGATCTGATACACCGCATTGCCTCACTCACGCGTATGCTGCGCGAAAGCATGCGTGAGCTTGGACTGGACCAGGCGATCAAGGATGCGGCGCACGCCATTCCTGATGCACGCGACCGTTTGCATTACGTGGCGCGCATGACCGAACAGGCGGCCAACCGCGTACTGAATGCCGCCGAACATATACAGCCCCTGCAAGAGACCCTGCAGCGCGATGCACAGGCGTTGGACGCCCGCTGGCAAGCGTGGTTCGATCATCCGGTAGAACTCGACCAGGCGCGCGAACTGGTTGACGATACCCGGGCATTGCTCAAAGACATTCCCCAGAAAACGCAGGATTCCCAGGCCAAGCTGCTCGAGATCATCATGGCGCAGGACTTCCAGGATCTTACCGGGCAGGTCATCATGAGAATGCTGGGGGTGGTCTCGGCCATTGAAACAGAACTGGTGCAGGTTCTGATCGATAATGTCCCGCAAGAGAAGCGCGAAGAGACCAGTTCCCTGTTGAACGGACCCGAGGTCAGCCCGCAAGGCAAAGTCGATGTCGTAACCAGCCAGGATCAGGTCGACGACCTCTTGGCCAATCTGGGATTCTGA